In a genomic window of Carcharodon carcharias isolate sCarCar2 unplaced genomic scaffold, sCarCar2.pri scaffold_874_ctg1, whole genome shotgun sequence:
- the LOC121275208 gene encoding gamma-crystallin M2-like isoform X2 produces MGKIIFYEDRDFQGRHFECTSDTPDLQTYFSCCRSIRVESGVWVIYERPNYLGYMYVLRRGEYPDYHRWMGFNDNVRSCRMVRQVSFYRIRVYERPDFGGQMMEFTDDCPNVYDRFRHREIYSCNVLDGAWVFYELPNYRGRQYLLELREYRRYSDWAAISPMVGSFRRIVDY; encoded by the exons ATGGGGAAG ATCATTTTCTACGAGGACAGAGACTTCCAAGGTCGTCACTTTGAATGTACCAGTGACACCCCGGACTTGCAGACTTATTTCAGCTGCTGCCGCTCCATCCGCGTGGAGAGTGGTGTCTGGGTGATCTACGAGCGCCCCAACTACTTGGGGTACATGTACGTCTTAAGGAGGGGGGAGTACCCAGATTACCACCGTTGGATGGGCTTCAATGACAATGTCAGGTCTTGTCGCATGGTCCGGCAGGTAA GCTTCTACAGGATAAGGGTCTACGAGAGACCGGATTTTGGGGGTCAAATGATGGAATTCACGGACGACTGCCCCAACGTCTATGATCGCTTCCGGCACCGTGAGATCTACTCCTGCAACGTGCTGGACGGAGCCTGGGTCTTCTACGAGCTGCCCAACTACAGAGGGAGGCAGTACCTGCTGGAGCTGAGGGAGTACAGGAGGTACAGTGACTGGGCTGCCATCTCTCCCATGGTTGGCTCATTCCGTCGCATCGTGGACTACTGA
- the LOC121275208 gene encoding gamma-crystallin M2-like isoform X1: protein MGKIIFYEDRDFQGRHFECTSDTPDLQTYFSCCRSIRVESGVWVIYERPNYLGYMYVLRRGEYPDYHRWMGFNDNVRSCRMVRQPTGGFYRIRVYERPDFGGQMMEFTDDCPNVYDRFRHREIYSCNVLDGAWVFYELPNYRGRQYLLELREYRRYSDWAAISPMVGSFRRIVDY from the exons ATGGGGAAG ATCATTTTCTACGAGGACAGAGACTTCCAAGGTCGTCACTTTGAATGTACCAGTGACACCCCGGACTTGCAGACTTATTTCAGCTGCTGCCGCTCCATCCGCGTGGAGAGTGGTGTCTGGGTGATCTACGAGCGCCCCAACTACTTGGGGTACATGTACGTCTTAAGGAGGGGGGAGTACCCAGATTACCACCGTTGGATGGGCTTCAATGACAATGTCAGGTCTTGTCGCATGGTCCGGCAG CCAACCGGAGGCTTCTACAGGATAAGGGTCTACGAGAGACCGGATTTTGGGGGTCAAATGATGGAATTCACGGACGACTGCCCCAACGTCTATGATCGCTTCCGGCACCGTGAGATCTACTCCTGCAACGTGCTGGACGGAGCCTGGGTCTTCTACGAGCTGCCCAACTACAGAGGGAGGCAGTACCTGCTGGAGCTGAGGGAGTACAGGAGGTACAGTGACTGGGCTGCCATCTCTCCCATGGTTGGCTCATTCCGTCGCATCGTGGACTACTGA